A genomic region of Synechococcus sp. NOUM97013 contains the following coding sequences:
- a CDS encoding GspE/PulE family protein, whose protein sequence is MIDDRRRLELELLLQQSIPGTLGRADAPSLLQKLKTMGFDPARHAALGEQLTALLDQQSSPHPDSASSQATPAPMHAVDATEPIERSADPNTEETTLAANTVAETATSYLEEFSVDGVLEQDPEEAAAESAGPEDLESSLNDADRSPVINLVDRILMQALQLGASDIHVEPQQAGLQLRFRQDGVLQSHIEPLPSRLIPAVTSRFKIMADLDIAERRIAQDGRIRRRFQNRTVDFRVNSLPSRYGEKIVLRLLDSSATQLGLDKLISNPEALELVRALGSKPFGMILVTGPTGSGKSTTLYSLLAERNEPGINISTVEDPIEYTLPGITQCQVNRDKGFDFSQALRAFMRQDPDVLLVGETRDLETAKTAIEAALTGHLVLTTLHCNDAPSAIARLDEMGVEPFMVSASLIGIVSQRLLRRVCPHCRVAYRPDPEELARFGLMASHEADVSFFKANHQDGEFNNCPHCQGSGYKGRVGVYEVLRMNEELAAAVAKGATTDMVRQLALEGGMKTLLGYSLDLVREGHTTLEEVGRMVLTDAGLESERRARALSSLTCSGCGGGLQEGWLECPYCLTPRH, encoded by the coding sequence GTGATCGACGATCGCCGGCGTCTCGAACTTGAATTGCTGTTGCAGCAGTCGATCCCGGGAACTCTCGGCCGTGCCGATGCGCCATCCCTGCTGCAGAAGCTGAAAACGATGGGCTTCGATCCAGCACGGCATGCCGCGCTGGGCGAACAGCTCACTGCATTGCTGGATCAGCAGTCCTCCCCGCATCCAGACAGCGCGTCGAGCCAGGCCACCCCTGCACCGATGCATGCCGTCGACGCAACCGAACCGATCGAGCGTTCAGCCGACCCAAACACCGAAGAGACCACCCTTGCGGCGAACACCGTGGCGGAGACCGCCACCTCCTACCTGGAGGAGTTCTCCGTGGATGGCGTTCTGGAGCAGGACCCGGAGGAGGCAGCAGCGGAATCAGCCGGACCGGAGGATCTGGAGTCGAGCCTCAACGATGCGGACCGTTCGCCGGTAATCAACCTGGTGGACCGAATCCTGATGCAGGCCCTTCAACTGGGAGCCAGTGACATTCACGTGGAGCCCCAGCAAGCAGGTCTGCAACTGCGCTTCCGTCAGGACGGTGTGCTGCAAAGCCACATTGAACCCCTGCCCAGCCGGCTGATCCCGGCCGTGACCTCCCGCTTCAAAATCATGGCGGACCTGGACATCGCCGAACGCCGCATCGCCCAGGACGGTCGGATCCGCCGTCGTTTCCAGAACCGCACGGTGGACTTCCGGGTGAACAGCCTGCCCAGCCGCTACGGCGAAAAGATCGTGCTGCGACTGCTCGACAGCTCCGCGACCCAGCTGGGTCTCGACAAGCTGATCAGCAACCCGGAGGCGCTGGAACTGGTGCGAGCCCTCGGGTCCAAACCGTTCGGAATGATCCTGGTGACTGGTCCGACGGGATCCGGTAAATCGACCACCCTCTATTCATTGCTGGCGGAACGCAACGAGCCGGGAATCAACATCTCCACGGTTGAAGATCCGATCGAATACACCTTGCCCGGGATCACCCAATGCCAGGTGAATCGCGACAAAGGGTTCGATTTCAGTCAGGCCCTGCGGGCCTTCATGCGTCAGGACCCGGACGTGCTGCTGGTGGGAGAGACCCGCGATCTGGAAACAGCGAAAACAGCCATTGAGGCAGCCCTGACCGGTCACCTGGTATTGACCACCCTGCATTGCAACGACGCCCCCAGCGCCATCGCCCGTCTGGATGAGATGGGGGTGGAACCGTTCATGGTCAGCGCCTCCCTGATCGGGATCGTCTCCCAGCGACTGCTGCGGCGGGTCTGCCCCCACTGCCGCGTCGCCTACCGCCCGGACCCTGAGGAACTGGCGCGGTTCGGATTGATGGCCAGCCATGAAGCCGATGTGAGCTTTTTCAAGGCCAATCACCAAGACGGGGAGTTCAACAACTGCCCTCACTGCCAGGGCAGCGGATACAAGGGCCGGGTTGGGGTGTATGAGGTGCTGCGCATGAACGAGGAACTTGCGGCAGCCGTGGCCAAAGGCGCCACCACCGACATGGTGCGGCAACTGGCTCTCGAAGGCGGCATGAAGACCCTGCTGGGGTACAGCCTCGATCTGGTGCGGGAAGGCCACACCACCCTGGAGGAGGTGGGGCGCATGGTGCTCACCGACGCAGGCCTGGAATCGGAACGGCGCGCCCGGGCCCTGAGCTCACTCACCTGCAGTGGATGTGGTGGCGGACTCCAGGAAGGTTGGCTGGAATGCCCTTACTGCCTGACACCACGTCATTGA
- a CDS encoding sulfurtransferase TusA family protein codes for MTERLPDQQLDLCGTPCPLNFIRCRLTLETMTAGQVLQVDLDPGEPEEMVVPGLRRDGHQVEVQPISEARVRLMVICSCE; via the coding sequence ATGACGGAGCGTCTCCCGGACCAACAGCTCGATCTGTGTGGGACGCCCTGTCCGCTCAATTTCATTCGCTGTCGACTCACCCTGGAGACCATGACTGCTGGCCAGGTCCTGCAGGTGGATCTGGATCCGGGTGAGCCTGAGGAGATGGTGGTTCCCGGTCTGCGCCGCGATGGTCATCAGGTGGAGGTGCAGCCCATCTCGGAGGCGAGGGTGCGGCTGATGGTGATCTGTTCTTGTGAGTGA
- the rsgA gene encoding ribosome small subunit-dependent GTPase A: MVVALQANYLEVELDAAPQGVPSRLLCTRRTRLNHRGAAVHVGDRVRVEAIDRDHARAVVAAVEPRSSFLTRPPVANATCVLVAVAVEQPAFDPDQVSRFLLTAEQTGLQVLLVLTKCDLLEPEELDQLKRRLQGWGYEPLLVSTQSGMGLEALRVQLASAPISVLCGPSGVGKSSLLNGLLPGLTLRVGAVSGRLQRGRHTTRHVELHAFAPGARVADTPGFNRPELPDDVRNLEVLFPELRAQLEQHPCRFRDCLHRDEPGCGVTRDWERYPMYRRAVEELLGLSRPSRGG, encoded by the coding sequence ATGGTGGTGGCGCTTCAGGCCAACTACCTAGAGGTGGAGCTGGATGCAGCACCTCAGGGGGTTCCCTCCCGTCTGTTGTGCACGCGCCGCACGCGGCTGAACCATCGAGGCGCAGCCGTGCACGTGGGAGATCGCGTGCGGGTGGAGGCTATCGATCGGGATCACGCCCGAGCGGTGGTGGCGGCCGTGGAGCCCCGCAGCAGCTTTCTGACCCGTCCGCCTGTGGCCAACGCAACCTGTGTGTTGGTGGCGGTGGCGGTGGAACAACCCGCCTTCGATCCTGATCAGGTCAGCCGGTTTCTGCTGACGGCCGAACAGACCGGCTTGCAGGTGCTGCTGGTGCTCACCAAGTGCGATCTGCTGGAGCCGGAGGAGCTGGATCAGCTGAAACGGCGGCTGCAGGGCTGGGGGTATGAGCCTCTGTTGGTGTCCACCCAATCGGGCATGGGCCTGGAGGCCTTGCGGGTGCAGCTGGCCTCGGCACCGATATCCGTGCTTTGCGGACCTTCCGGGGTGGGCAAGAGTTCACTACTCAATGGCCTGTTGCCTGGTCTGACCCTGAGGGTGGGTGCTGTGTCCGGCCGGCTGCAGCGCGGTCGCCACACCACTCGACATGTGGAGCTGCATGCGTTTGCCCCAGGGGCTCGGGTGGCGGATACGCCCGGGTTCAATCGTCCGGAACTGCCGGACGATGTGCGCAACCTTGAAGTGCTGTTTCCTGAGCTGAGGGCTCAGCTCGAGCAGCATCCCTGTCGCTTCCGCGACTGCCTGCACCGGGATGAACCCGGGTGCGGCGTCACACGCGACTGGGAGCGCTATCCGATGTACCGACGCGCGGTGGAGGAGTTGCTTGGACTCAGCCGCCCATCCCGGGGAGGTTGA
- a CDS encoding type IV pilus twitching motility protein PilT gives MELMIEDLMQELVEAGGSDLHIASGQPPYGRFSGELRPMRDEPLLEESCNRLIFSMLNNSQRKTLEQTWELDCAYGLKGVARFRVNVYRQKGSYAACLRALGSSIPSIDRLNLPPVVVQTCERPRGLVLVTGPTGSGKTTTLAALLDHINHSRAEHILTIEDPIEFVYKSDRSLVHQRQLNEDTRSFANALRAALREDPDVILVGEMRDLETIQLAISAAETGHLVFGTLHTSSAAQTVDRMVDVFPPEQQTQIRVQLSGSLVAVFSQTLCRRSNPAPGQFGRVMAQEILINTAATANLIREGKTAQLYSQIQTGGELGMQTLEKALADLLKRKQISKAEAMAKASKPGELERLIQEL, from the coding sequence ATGGAGCTGATGATCGAAGACCTGATGCAGGAGCTTGTCGAGGCCGGCGGCAGCGACCTGCACATCGCCAGTGGGCAGCCCCCCTACGGCCGCTTCAGCGGCGAACTGCGTCCGATGCGGGACGAACCTCTGCTGGAGGAGAGCTGCAACCGGCTGATCTTCTCCATGCTCAACAACAGTCAGCGCAAGACACTCGAACAAACGTGGGAACTTGACTGCGCCTACGGACTGAAGGGCGTGGCCCGCTTCCGGGTGAATGTGTACCGGCAGAAGGGAAGCTATGCCGCCTGTCTGCGGGCCCTCGGCAGCAGCATTCCCAGCATCGATCGGCTGAATCTGCCGCCGGTGGTGGTGCAGACCTGCGAACGACCACGGGGCCTTGTGCTGGTCACAGGACCGACCGGCTCGGGAAAGACCACCACCCTGGCGGCGCTGCTCGATCACATCAATCACAGCCGCGCCGAACACATCCTCACCATCGAGGATCCGATCGAGTTCGTGTACAAGAGCGACCGCAGCCTGGTGCATCAGCGGCAGCTGAATGAAGACACGCGCAGCTTCGCCAACGCCCTCCGTGCGGCGTTGCGCGAGGACCCGGACGTGATCCTGGTGGGTGAAATGCGGGATCTGGAAACGATTCAACTGGCGATCAGCGCAGCGGAAACCGGCCACCTGGTGTTCGGCACCCTGCACACCAGTTCGGCCGCGCAGACCGTGGACCGCATGGTGGATGTGTTTCCCCCCGAGCAGCAGACCCAGATCCGCGTGCAACTCTCCGGAAGCCTGGTGGCTGTGTTCTCGCAGACCCTCTGTCGCCGCAGCAACCCAGCCCCGGGCCAGTTCGGGCGGGTGATGGCCCAGGAAATCCTGATCAACACCGCCGCCACAGCCAACCTGATCCGCGAAGGCAAGACCGCACAGCTGTATTCCCAGATCCAGACCGGAGGAGAACTGGGCATGCAGACCCTTGAGAAAGCGCTGGCGGATCTGTTGAAACGCAAGCAGATCTCCAAGGCGGAAGCCATGGCCAAGGCCTCGAAACCCGGGGAGCTGGAACGACTGATCCAAGAGCTCTGA
- the dnaJ gene encoding molecular chaperone DnaJ produces MADYYELLGVSRDADADTLKRAYRRLARQYHPDINKEPGAEDRFKEIGRAYEVLSDPQTRGRYDQFGEAGLGGAAGMPDMGDMGGFADIFETFFSGFGGAAGGGRQQRRRGPQQGDDLRYDLTIDFEQAVFGQEREIRVPHLETCTTCGGSGAKSGSGPTTCSTCGGVGQVRRATRTPFGSFTQVAECPTCNGTGQVIADPCNACGGQGVTQVRKKLRINIPAGVDTGTRLRVAGEGNAGLRGGPSGDLYVFITVKPHPSLKRDGLTVNSEVKVSYLQAILGDTIEVDTVDGPTSLEIPAGTQPNAVLTLENKGIPKLGNPVARGNQRITVNVKLPTRLNDEERGLLEELAGHHSARGEQHHHHKSGLFARLFGQR; encoded by the coding sequence ATGGCTGACTACTACGAGCTGCTCGGCGTCAGCAGGGATGCCGATGCTGACACCCTCAAACGCGCCTATCGGCGACTGGCCCGCCAGTACCACCCCGACATCAACAAGGAGCCCGGCGCGGAAGACCGCTTCAAGGAGATCGGTCGCGCCTACGAGGTGCTCAGTGATCCCCAGACCCGCGGTCGATATGACCAATTCGGTGAGGCGGGTCTCGGCGGTGCGGCCGGCATGCCCGACATGGGCGACATGGGTGGCTTCGCCGACATCTTTGAAACCTTCTTCAGTGGGTTCGGCGGTGCAGCAGGGGGTGGCCGCCAGCAGCGGCGCCGCGGTCCTCAGCAGGGCGACGACCTGCGCTACGACCTCACGATCGATTTCGAGCAGGCGGTGTTCGGACAGGAGCGGGAGATCCGTGTTCCTCACCTGGAAACCTGCACCACCTGCGGTGGCAGTGGTGCCAAGAGCGGCAGCGGTCCCACCACCTGCTCCACCTGTGGCGGTGTCGGTCAGGTCCGTCGTGCGACGCGCACGCCTTTCGGCAGTTTCACGCAGGTCGCCGAATGTCCCACCTGCAATGGCACTGGTCAGGTGATTGCTGATCCGTGCAATGCCTGTGGCGGTCAGGGCGTGACCCAGGTGCGCAAGAAGCTGCGCATCAATATTCCTGCCGGTGTCGACACCGGCACCCGGCTACGGGTGGCAGGCGAGGGCAATGCCGGTCTCCGGGGAGGTCCTTCCGGTGATCTCTACGTCTTCATCACGGTGAAACCGCATCCTTCGCTCAAGCGGGATGGCCTCACGGTCAACTCCGAGGTGAAGGTCAGCTATCTGCAGGCGATCCTGGGCGACACCATTGAGGTGGACACGGTGGATGGACCCACCAGCCTTGAGATTCCTGCCGGTACGCAGCCCAATGCCGTGCTCACCCTGGAAAACAAGGGCATTCCCAAGCTGGGTAATCCTGTGGCCCGGGGCAATCAGCGCATCACCGTCAATGTGAAGCTGCCCACACGGCTGAACGATGAAGAGCGCGGTCTGCTCGAGGAGCTGGCTGGTCATCACTCCGCTCGCGGTGAGCAACATCACCATCACAAGAGTGGCCTGTTCGCACGCCTGTTCGGACAGCGTTGA
- the grpE gene encoding nucleotide exchange factor GrpE: MSGDASTPAQDLSTEVSDGQQPGVMASESTEAASVDAVPTPEAAASEPAAPAGDNEARLEQLEREHSTLREEHEVLRGQYVRIAADFDNFRKRQSRDQDDLKVQLTCSTLSEILPVVDNFERARQQLNPEGEEAQALHRSYQGLYKQLVDVLKQLGVAPMRVVGQDFDPTLHEAVLREPSEEHGEDVVMEELQRGYHLNGRVLRHAMVKVSMGPGPQSGSATEAPAEDAAAGEEVAGDANG; the protein is encoded by the coding sequence ATGAGTGGCGATGCTTCCACCCCCGCGCAGGATCTGTCCACGGAAGTTTCTGACGGCCAGCAACCTGGCGTGATGGCTTCTGAGTCCACGGAGGCCGCATCCGTTGATGCGGTTCCGACTCCGGAGGCTGCCGCGTCGGAGCCAGCCGCTCCCGCCGGCGACAACGAGGCCCGTCTCGAACAGCTCGAGCGCGAACATTCCACCCTGCGTGAGGAGCACGAGGTGCTGCGAGGCCAGTACGTACGCATCGCGGCGGACTTCGACAACTTCCGCAAGCGTCAGAGCCGTGACCAGGACGATCTCAAGGTGCAGCTCACCTGCAGCACCCTGAGTGAAATTCTGCCGGTTGTGGACAACTTCGAGCGTGCCCGTCAGCAGCTGAATCCCGAGGGAGAGGAAGCTCAGGCGCTGCATCGCAGCTATCAAGGTCTCTACAAACAGCTGGTAGACGTGCTCAAGCAGCTCGGGGTGGCTCCCATGCGTGTGGTGGGGCAGGACTTCGATCCAACACTCCACGAGGCGGTGCTGCGCGAACCGAGCGAGGAGCATGGCGAGGACGTGGTGATGGAAGAGCTGCAGCGTGGCTATCACCTCAACGGTCGCGTGCTGCGTCACGCCATGGTCAAAGTGTCGATGGGTCCCGGTCCCCAGTCAGGTTCAGCCACTGAAGCCCCAGCCGAGGATGCTGCCGCTGGTGAGGAGGTCGCGGGTGATGCCAACGGTTGA
- a CDS encoding YbaB/EbfC family nucleoid-associated protein: MAGFGLPNFGQLTEAFRKAQQIQQDAQKLQEELDAMEIEGSSADGRASIWLSGNQQPLRVKLDPSLLSEGQEAAEAATLEALQAAYESSTGTMKERMQELTGGLDLNLPGMGG; the protein is encoded by the coding sequence ATGGCCGGTTTCGGACTTCCCAATTTCGGACAGCTCACCGAAGCCTTCCGCAAGGCGCAGCAGATCCAGCAGGACGCCCAGAAACTGCAGGAAGAGCTGGATGCCATGGAGATCGAGGGCAGCAGCGCTGACGGTCGGGCCAGCATCTGGCTCTCCGGCAACCAGCAGCCCCTACGCGTAAAACTGGACCCCAGCCTGCTGAGTGAGGGCCAGGAAGCCGCGGAAGCCGCGACTCTCGAAGCCCTTCAGGCGGCGTACGAAAGCTCCACCGGCACCATGAAGGAACGGATGCAGGAGCTCACCGGTGGGCTCGACCTCAACCTCCCCGGGATGGGCGGCTGA